The DNA region AATCGATTGGAGGAGTTCGATAGTGAAAAAGAGTTGGGTAGTATTTGTTGGTTTAGTATTTTTGTTGAGCGGCTGCAGTACTGGAAAAACAACTGAGAAAACAAAAGCATCTGAAACGAAAGCGAAACAAGAAACAACCTTATATTTTGTCCGACATGGCAAAACGATGTTCAATAAAACAGGCCAAGTTCAGGGCTGGTCTGACACGCCGCTGACTGACGAAGGGGTGCAAGGAGCCAAGGAATTAGCGATAGGATTAAAAGAAACACCCTTTGTTTTAGCATACTCGAGTGATTTAGGCCGAGCCATGTCTACGGCAAATCATATACTCGATGAAGGCGATCGCAAAGGAGTAACGCTGGAGACCTTATCAGGATTAAGGGAATGGAATTATGGCGGCTATGAAGGTCGGGATAATGCGGATATGTGGACACCGATTTTTGAAAAAAATGGGCTAAAATTTGATGAGGAATGGACTCAATATGGAGAACTGACAAGAAAATTAAGTGATGAAGAGATCGCTGATGAAATTGCCGCAAATGATAAAACTGGCACTGCTGAAAATTACAAACAGATCGTTAAACGATCGAAAGAAGCAATGGACCAAATTTTAGTAGAAGCGAAAGTAAAAGGCGGCGGGAATGTGTTGATCGTGGCTCATGGTAGTGAAATCCCGACGATTTTGGAAATATTAGTTCCAGGAGGCTATCAAGGAGAAGACATCAAAAATTGTAGTGTAACAACAGTCAAAGTCAAAGATGATACATTTACGATTGATAAAATCGGTGACCTAAGTTATTTGGAAAAAGGAAAAGAATAGAACATATAGATGTAAAAGAATAGAGAAACCGTACGATGCATGCCTTGCATTGTACGGTTCTTAGTTTATTCTACTCTGAAAAAGCTGTTTATTTTCTAGTCAATTTTACCACAGCTTCACAACGTGCTGTTTGTGGAAACATATCTACTGATTGTAAATAATCGATGTCAAAGACTTTAGCTAGATCAACTAGATCTTTTGCTAAGGTCGATACATTACAAGAAATATAGACCATTTTTTTAGGCGGCTGCTTCATGATCGCATTCAGCAGCTTTTGGTCTAATCCAGTTCTAGGTGGGTCAACGACG from Enterococcus sp. 9D6_DIV0238 includes:
- a CDS encoding histidine phosphatase family protein; translated protein: MKKSWVVFVGLVFLLSGCSTGKTTEKTKASETKAKQETTLYFVRHGKTMFNKTGQVQGWSDTPLTDEGVQGAKELAIGLKETPFVLAYSSDLGRAMSTANHILDEGDRKGVTLETLSGLREWNYGGYEGRDNADMWTPIFEKNGLKFDEEWTQYGELTRKLSDEEIADEIAANDKTGTAENYKQIVKRSKEAMDQILVEAKVKGGGNVLIVAHGSEIPTILEILVPGGYQGEDIKNCSVTTVKVKDDTFTIDKIGDLSYLEKGKE